A single region of the Coregonus clupeaformis isolate EN_2021a chromosome 40, ASM2061545v1, whole genome shotgun sequence genome encodes:
- the klhl6 gene encoding kelch-like protein 6 yields the protein MSDSLERTTDTPLPGPSEKIPGEGSDPGEEDEGGDGSGMRWEDGGLSVELQRGMETLRVSGELTDVTLRVQEQDFPCHRAVLAAASHYYRAMFCSGLRECHEKQVEIKGVDSETMKILLDYTYTSRAIITHTNVQRTLEAASLFQFPRVVEACAGFLADSLQPESCVGVLRLAEAHSLPALRDRVQDYLVSEFSRVVQHEEYLELPAGALQDALKRDDLGVTREESVFEALMRWVRAKEEERCLLLAGLLSHVRLPLLEPAYFLETVEADQLIRRCDKAFPLLQEARTYHLSGNEVVTERTKPRLQHYLSEVFMIIGGCTKEERFVATVTCLDPLRRSRLEVAKLPITEMEEESHNRKWVEFACVTFRNEVFISGGKETQHEAWKYNGALDRWIPIEPLVTGRWRHKMAVHGGKVYALGGFDGTQRLTSVEAYDPFHNRWTQAPPLLLGVSSFAAASFDKWIFAIGGGPNGKLATDRLQCWEPGTESWGLRSPMPIEAKCTNAVTFRECIYVVGGAMHALYCYSPQSDSWSMVTRLGERASCAIAACNNKLFITGGRDDKNQVISTVMCWDPVTTTMTEECVLPLGVSHHGSVTLHKSYTHIRRIAPATVSV from the exons ATGAGTGACTCGTTGGAGAGGACCACCGACACCCCTCTGCCTGGGCCCTCAGAGAAAATACCCGGAGAGGGCTCTGACCCTGGGGAAGAGGATGAGGGGGGTGATGGAAGTGGGATGCGTTGGGAGGATGGAGGCCTGTCTGTGGAGCTCCAGAGGGGGATGGAGACGCTTCGTGTGAGTGGAGAGCTGACCGACGTGACTCTGCGAGTTCAGGAACAGGACTTCCCCTGCCACAGAGCCGTGCTCGCTGCTGCCAGCCACTACTAtag ggcGATGTTCTGCAGTGGTCTGAGAGAGTGTCATGAGAAGCAGGTGGAGATTAAAGGGGTGGACAGTGAGACCATGAAGATTCTGCTGGACTACACCTATACCAGCCGAGCCATCATCACACACACCAACGTCCAGAGAACGCTGGAGGCCGCCAGCCTGTTCCAG tTTCCTCGTGTAGTGGAGGCCTGTGCAGGGTTCTTGGCTGACTCTCTccagccagagagctgtgtagGTGTGCTGCGTTTGGCTGAGGCCCATTCCCTGCCTGCTCTGAGGGACAGGGTCCAGGACTACCTGGTTTCAGAGTTCTCCAGAGTGGTTCAGCATGAGGAGTACCTGGAGCTGCCAGCGGGGGCACTGCAGGACGCTCTGAAGAGAGACGACCTGGGAGTGACACgtgaggagagtgtgtttgaG GCTCTCATGCGCTGGGTGCGAGCGAAGGAGGAGGAGCGATGCCTCCTACTGGCTGGTCTTCTGTCACACGTGCGGCTGCCACTGCTGGAGCCGGCTTACTTCCTTGAAACGGTGGAGGCCGACCAGCTGATTCGCCGCTGTGACAAGGCCTTCCCCCTGCTGCAGGAGGCCCGCACCTACCACCTGTCAGGCAacgag gtggtcACGGAGCGTACCAAGCCCCGTTTACAGCACTACCTGTCTGAGGTGTTCATGATCATCGGTGGCTGCACCAAAGAGGAGCGCTTCGTTGCCACTGTGACCTGCCTTGACCCCCTGCGCCGCAGCCGGCTAGAGGTCGCCAAGCTGCCAATcacagagatggaggaggagtcCCACAACAGGAAGTGGGTGGAGTTTGCTTGTGTCACCTTCCGGAATGAGGTGTTCATATCCG GAGGAAAAGAGACACAGCACGAGGCGTGGAAGTACAACGGTGCCCTGGACAGGTGGATCCCAATTGAGCCCCTGGTGACTGGGCGTTGGAGACACAAGATGGCGGTTCACGGGGGGAAGGTGTACGCCCTGGGGGGGTTCGATGGGACTCAGAGACTCACCAGCGTGGAAGCCTACGACCCCTTTCACAACCGCTGGACACag GCCCCACCCCTCCTGTTGGGCGTGAGCTCATTCGCTGCGGCAAGCTTCGATAAGTGGATCTTTGCGATCGGGGGTGGGCCCAATGGGAAGCTAGCCACTGATAGGCTGCAGTGCTGGGAGCCAGGGACTGAGAGCTGGGGCCTGCGGTCGCCCATGCCCATCGAGGCCAAATGTACCAACGCTGTCACCTTCAGGGAATGCATCTATGTAGTTG GCGGTGCCATGCATGCTCTGTACTGCTATTCCCCACAGTCAGACAGCTGGTCTATGGTGACCCGGCTGGGCGAGAGGGCGAGCTGCGCCATCGCAGCCTGTAACAACAAACTCTTCATCACTGGTGGCCGTGACGACAAGAACCAGGTCATCTCCACGGTAATGTGCTGGGACCCAGTCACAACCACAATGACCGAGGAATGTGTGTTACCGCTTGGTGTCTCTCACCACGGAAGCGTCACACTCCACAAGtcctacacacacatacgcagGATAGCACCTGCGACCGTGTCTGTGTGA
- the LOC121572514 gene encoding immunoglobulin superfamily member 3-like, protein MGCVKQYLWRTSLLFFLSGLIQWGGAKVLVEVQSGPLYRVTGYPFSMSCNVSGFSNPAAQQDFRFSIYKPNRPTLEIQIISTDDNNYAMAVYGGRVRGGGITLERLSATSVLFHVKSLEEGDEGEYECHTPNSEAVYHGTYNAKATLKVIEDTLTTSSTGPASFTLSEGDALTLQCLASSNTFQHTHLSVTWYLHGDGEASPRPIISLDRDLTVSLGQGFEGRYQAGLIGLDKLEQATYRLKMARIELSDTGRIYCQAQEWIQDPDRSWYPIAHKDAQATTLEVKAIEGAPDQGSGSMVVRMTIYKAQLQEGEELAMQCIVDAQGIAGRFFSVAWVKDNQELAQIGPTGVLSVGPEYGGRESGGELRAVRTGEKTHLLTLQPVRTQDQGAYHCRAWPQERDGNGVFTQGPRQESTTEPITITATESGLAITMENQKVSVDEGDELQLACSVSGVKGQLSVTWQYRSGATGPFSDVISLSQVGVLEPGTELGQRNVRTLRPTADTFTLELSEVTPSDAGAYQCTVSEWTTETNGNTKKTSSQSQDCIVEVRPVESLLRVDLKSRGIEVTEGGEVELVCWVRGPSLPVTVTWSLHHEGGSAPDNILTLSHTGDITWHGDQSNYQLRVTTSKGEVHHILRIIRASRREAGRYQCVISAFLQGRHRKPQNSNLLAVLVQTPESVLTLSSSPSPLDRSINTVIQMECSVVKATSISSHFAVTWLVQKKGVGNQTVLSSDRDAVITLGAGLGTEQRISMRRRERWSFELTIRQAHSWDRGTYYCVVEEWLQDPHSLWYKLLSSSAAMELRLQETGSDLSVNKTDLEMEVREGKGVELTCTLTSGDPASLYALTWFYMRRGSSSSHRVPLVILGHDGILKYPDYNQGLQDQKGRLIFSRTTHGTFLLGLQGARQEDSGVYQCHVDQYKYSHDGNWEFSASDQSGTTNLTVRRPIELESELLSEPGCATGLVLHIFIPLVCILAIVIMMLSIKLKGRGSGGNKKQANSLWAEENPLKPRPEE, encoded by the exons ATGGGGTGCGTCAAGCAGTACCTGTGGAGGACCAGTCTCCTGTTCTTCTTGAGTGGACTCATCCAATGGG GCGGGGCTAAGGTGCTTGTTGAGGTGCAGTCTGGCCCTCTGTATCGTGTGACTGGCTACCCTTTCTCCATGTCCTGCAACGTGAGTGGTTTCTCTAACCCGGCAGCCCAGCAGGACTTCAGATTCTCCATCTACAAGCCAAACAGACCCACCCTTGAAATCCAGATCATCAGCACAGACGACAACAACTATGCCATGGCGGTGTACGGCGGCCGTGTCAGGGGGGGTGGTATCACTCTGGAGCGCCTGTCAGCGACCTCGGTCCTCTTCCACGTGAAGAGtctggaggagggggacgagggcGAGTACGAGTGCCACACCCCAAACTCAGAAGCTGTATATCACGGGACGTACAATGCTAAAGCCACATTGAAGG TGATCGAGGACACCCTGACCACCTCCTCCACTGGCCCCGCCTCCTTCACACTATCAGAGGGTGACGCCCTAACCCTGCAATGCCTCGCCTCCAGCAACACCTTCCAGCACACCCACCTGTCTGTCACCTGGTATCTCCATGGAGACGGGGAGGCCTCGCCCCGCCCCATCATCTCTCTGGACCGTGATTTGACGGTGAGTCTGGGTCAGGGGTTTGAGGGACGGTACCAGGCAGGGCTCATTGGTCTGGACAAGCTGGAGCAGGCCACATACAGGCTGAAGATGGCCAGGATCGAGCTGTCCGACACAGGGAGGATCTACTGCCAGGCCCAGGAGTGGATCCAAGACCCAGACCGGAGCTGGTACCCAATCGCCCATAAAGACGCACAGGCAACCACATTGGAGGTCAAAGCCATAG AGGGGGCTCCCGACCAGGGCTCCGGCTCTATGGTGGTACGTATGACCATATACAAAGCACAGCTCCAGGAGGGGGAGGAGCTGGCCATGCAGTGCATTGTGGATGCCCAGGGCATTGCAGGGCGTTTTTTCTCTGTGGCCTGGGTCAAGGACAACCAGGAGCTGGCCCAGATCGGGCCAACTGGGGTCCTGTCTGTGGGGCCGGAGTACGGGGGGCGAGAGAGCGGGGGTGAGCTGAGAGCTGTGCGGACGGGGGAGAAGACACACCTGCTCACCCTGCAGCCCGTCAGAACCCAGGACCAGGGAGCGTACCACTGCAGGGCCTGGCCACAGGAGAGGGATGGGAACGGGGTCTTCACACAGGGACCCAGGCAGGAGTCCACCACCGAGCCTATCACCATCACAGCTACAG AGAGTGGTTTGGCCATTACCATGGAGAACCAGAAGGTGAGCGTTGACGAAGGGGACGAGCTACAACTCGCCTGTAGTGTGAGTGGGGTCAAGGGTCAGCTCTCCGTCACCTGGCAATACAGATCAGGGGCGACGGGCCCCTTCAGTGATGTCATAAGCCTGAGCCAGGTGGGTGTGCTGGAACCGGGGACAGAGTTGGGGCAGAGAAACGTTCGTACCCTGCGTCCCACGGCAGACACATTCACCCTGGAGCTGAGTGAGGTTACGCCCTCTGACGCAGGAGCCTATCAGTGCACTGTCTCGGAGTGGACCACGGAAACCAATGGCAATACCAAGAAAACCAGCAGCCAGTCACAAGACTGCATCGTGGAGGTCCGTCCCGTGG AGTCTCTGCTGAGGGTGGACCTGAAGAGTCGCGGTATCGAGGTGACAGAGGGGGGTGAGGTGGAGCTGGTGTGTTGGGTTCGAGGGCCCTCTCTCCCGGTCACTGTGACGTGGAGCCTGCACCACGAGGGGGGGTCGGCCCCGGACAACATCCTGACACTGTCGCACACCGGTGACATCACGTGGCACGGCGACCAGAGCAACTACCAGTTGAGGGTGACCACAAGCAAGGGGGAGGTGCATCACATCCTCCGCATCATCAGAGCAAGCCGCAGGGAGGCAGGGCGCTACCAGTGTGTGATCTCAGCGTTCCTGCAAGGGAGACACAGGAAGCCGCAGAACTCCAACCTGCTGGCTGTGTTGGTCCAGACTCCAG agagTGTACTTACCCTGtcctctagcccctcccctctgGATCGGAGCATCAACACAGTCATACAGATGGAATGCTCCGTTGTCAAGGCAACTTCTATATCCTCCCACTTCGCTGTCACCTGGTTGGTCCAGAAGAAGGGGGTGGGGAACCAGACCGTCCTCAGCTCAGACCGCGATGCCGTGATAACACTAGGGGCGGGATTAGGCACAGAACAGCGAATCAGTATGAGAAGACGTGAGAGGTGGAGCTTCGAACTGACCATTCGACAAGCCCATAGCTGGGACAGGGGGACGTACTACTGTGTGGTGGAGGAGTGGCTACAGGATCCTCACAGCCTATGGTACAAGCTCCTGTCCTCTTCTGCAGCTATGGAACTCCGCCTACAAGAGACAG GGAGTGACCTCAGTGTTAACAAGACAGATCTGGAGATGGAGGTCAGAGAGGGAAAGGGGGTGGAGCTGACCTGCACTTTGACCTCAGGTGACCCTGCCTCTCTCTACGCACTCACCTGGTTCTACATGAGGCgtggctcctcctcctctcacaggGTTCCCCTGGTGATTCTGGGCCATGATGGCATCCTGAAATACCCAGATTACAACCAGGGGCTCCAGGACCAGAAGGGGAGGCTGATCTTCTCCAGGACCACTCATGGTACCTTTCTACTGGGTCTACAGGGAGCTCGTCAGGAAGACAGTGGAGTTTACCAGTGCCATGTGGACCAGTACAAGTACAGTCATGATGGCAATTGGGAATTTAGCGCCTCCGACCAATCAGGCACAACCAACCTCACTGTACGACGACCAATAG aaCTTGAGTCTGAATTGCTGTCTGAACCAGGATGTGCCACTGGATTAGTTCTACACATCTTCATCCCTCTTGTCTGTATCCTGGCAATTGTCATCATGATGCTGTCAATCAAGCTGAAAGGGCGGGGCTCAGGTGGAAACAAGAAACAAGCCAACTCTCTGTGGGCGGAGGAAAACCCACTGAAGCCACGCCCAGAAGAATGA